The DNA segment TCGGTTTCATTCACATTCCGAATCAAAACCTCATATCACTCTCCACAAATTAAAGCTTACCTCATATTTTTAAGAGATCAAGAAAATGGACAAGAAAGACGATTGTGCTAAATCTGGTAACGTAGCACAAACTGGTGTGGCTGGATCTGGTTCGGGTCATATGGTGGCGCCAGGGACTGGAGGTGCAGTTCAGATACCTAGGGATGCTTTCGAAGCTAACACTAAGGCCTATTTTGACGACCTTCATGCCAAGGACAAGGCAACCAAGTGAGAAGTGTTTAGTGGTTTAAAATAATAACCAGCACCTTCTTTCTTTATGATGTGACTCTCCTATTATgatcataattttaaataaaatgagttattatatttctatttcttctcTCTTCTATAATTTATTAGGCTACCATTAATCCTTCTTGGTCGGTTAGCACTAAAAACTCTTAACAAGCATTTTATTAGTCTTCCAACAAATTTGAGATTAGTTTTACAATAGTTTTGAGATGGCTTTATATATCAGTCTTCAACATAATTTAGATTAGTTTTTACATATTGGCTGAAAGTTAAACGTTATCATCTTATGTTTGATAAGTAGTCTTCAAAAAAGTTTATAGATTGACATTAGCTCATGTTGTTATCCTTGGATTTATAAAGTAACCTCATATGATATAGTAAACACTTAAATTATACATTATCTTACATATGTGCAGTACAGATAGTGAAAAAAATTTAGTGATACCAAACTAATTTTAGCAACAAAAAAGAAGTAATTTAATGCTAAAAGGTGACAGTTTTTAGCTAATTTCATCTCTGGTTGCTAACTTATTCATCCCATCAAGATTTCTTGGCTTGTTCTGTCTTCTTTCATGTTTATACAATACAATGTAACATTGAAACAGCAAtagtataaatgtttttaacaCTTTGTTACTACCCATGAGAGAATCTGCTGCTCCACTTCTTCCCAATTACGAACTCTAGTCACCAGAGGATGTCTGTCCACAGACTCAGTTTTGGACCAAGGGTATGAGTTTTCATAGTCAAAGAGGAGAACCTTCATTCCAATGTTAGCGCATTCCTCTGCATATCTAGGGTTATCATCAATCAATATCTCTGCTCCAAATGATCTGCAATTTCCAATTCTTGGATTATTAATTAGCCCATCAAATCACATGCAAGATtgtatcaaatattttaatgagATGATTCTCTGTATGCACCTGCAGATTTCAGACTTGGGTTTAGACTCTCCATGAAGAGCAAAATGGTTCCCGAAATGAATATGTTTAAACAATCCTGGGAAATGCATATCGAGCCACTCAAGTGTGTGATCCTTTATCGCATTCTGCCGGGACCTATCCagtgatataaaaaaacagaacacGGGTTTTTAGAATTAACTGGTCAAGATTTTAGTAGAGAGGAGGAGGTCACAGAGCATGGCACTTACGTCACAACTGAGAGCTCGCAGTATCTTGATAGCTTGTGAAGAGTCGTGTGTGCACCTGGAAGAGGATGGATCCCTTTCTTGAAATATGATGTCTTAAAGAATTCATGAACTCGTAAGTCAGCTGCAGGACAAGAAACATTTTAAACATAACAACATGATTAGGTGTCGCACTGAAACGAAAAAACGTATTGAGAGCATTAGAGAAACTCATCAGCTAGCCCCCTTGATTAATGCATATAAGCTACAAGATGGCCAAGACTAACTACCTTCATTCCGAGAGCAGTTCCATATCTGcaacaaagaaaaataagaagaCACAAGTTTAAGGGGCATATCCAGACAAGAAATCTGTGTTGGGGAAGCTCTCTAGTTTCATACCCTGAAGAACTCGTAGACATGGTATTCAGAGACAGTATGGTTAGACAAGTAGCGGTCGGCAATGAACTTGTTAAGTGCCGAGACAAAGTTTCCAAGAACTGCTTACATAAAAAGACCATAAGATGAAGCAAAGCTTTTAGTATAATGGTTTTGAATAAAGAGAGAAAAACTTATGATGTTAGTGTACGAAAGCAAGGGATTAGAGTTATCAGCAAACGAAAGAATCCCATCAAACCAAGGCAACACTTAAATATCGAGTTGGAAACAGAATCACATGAGAAAAGATTCAAAGATGTCAGTTTTAAGACACAGTTCAAAGCAGTTCCTCGTATGTATGATCTCCATTATTACACAACATCCAGAATATCACTCATTGACTGTAAAGTCTAAAACTTTTTCAAGAACCCATTTTaacataacatttttaaaacgaTCTCTCCCTGTAAAACATGATCATCAAAGAATGAAGGGAACAACATTACTATACCCTCATCAATGTCAACAGCCACAACAATCTTATCATTCCCTTGCAACCTCGTCGTGTACGCACCACGTCCATCCGCTAAGTCAGTGGTTCCGCCCCCGCCGCGGCGTAGTTCTTCCCCCCTCGGGCCATGGAGAAGGCGCCGATGCAGAGATAAAGCTCGAGCCTTTAGATCAGCCTTCTTGTGAGGAGAAGCATCAAAACAGCTTCTtacggttgttgttgttgttaaccCATTGGTCTTTCCGCCGCCTTCATAAACCTTGAACAAGCCGTTAGAAATGGGATTGAGTCTGTGAACGAAGAAGCCTCCACCGATGGATCGAGTGTGGAGCGATCGCAAGGGATCGGTGCAAGCAGCAGCAGAAGACATTAGGGATTGTGAATCGAATCGTGAGATTCTTCTGGAGATGGAGTGTCTCTTTAACATAACGAGATCTCTCTCTCACATTACACCATCCACTATCCAATTTCAATACTCAATCCCCCAATCGAATTCGAGGAACAAAATGATAAAAGctttttaaagaaaagaaaaaaagcaaaTCTATAAGAGCTCCTCCAACGTAATAATCATGCATTGAAGCACTTTGCTAGGAGGAGGTACTTAATTAgcctttttaattaaaattaaagtaaGATAATAACACAATATACTATATCCCCCTACAATTACGCCGTGGCCTCTACCAATTGAACGGCGAAATAAAAGACACACATCTTAATAGGTCGGTCTGAATCCTATGaattctgttttgttttgttttgaatgtcttaattttttttttttatttgacatctttctttttcacttattttgacattttttaattaaaaatatacagtataacttctttaaattaatattttataaattaatatacactaaatttttttataaaataatataattttatagtattaaattaagtttttggttcaattagtatatcaataaattaatatatctataaattaattaaaaagttatagttttcgtatagtcccaacattatttaatttatagaggtCAAACAAGTGATTGTTGTTAAAAAAAGAGCCaacattatttaatttatagaggtCAAACAAGTGATTGTTGTTAAAAAAAGAGCAAATGATTTGAGTCCGGTTCAATTGGCTGAGCCGGTTTAGTCAAAttgatttatttgatttttagatGGTTCACTCATTTGATATGTACGATTGGAATCTTACATTACATCATCTCATTACATGTTTGCAgtcaggttttttttttgaatccgataccgatccaaaaagTGAAAGTTAGATATTTTCGCTTTCATGTGTGTGTATGTTTattcgtcatcatcatcatcataaaaACCGAAAGTGATTTTAAGAGAGACAGAGACATAAGTGTGAAATGAAAAATGAGCACCGAGTCAAAGTGTTGTCTCAGACACGAATAAATTctcttctttttcctttttcagcttttttttcctatttatttcatttttttttgtcgcaAAATCATTTAAAGCGACAGGTAGGCCAAAAACAAGGAGAGTAGTGTGTGAAGTGAAGTGTGAGCCCAACCACCACCCTCAAAGCTGGAAACtttgttcttttctttcttcttcttcttccgctCCGACCAAAGATGCTTTGTCTCAAATCCGAAGCCCTCCGTGAAGATCAGACGTtagcttcctcttcttcttcttctcccagCATCGATCGTACCGCCGCAAATGCCACTTTTCGTATTCCCATCAACTGGTACTACTCTCTCTAAATCTACTTCATTCTTCTTTCACTGTGCTTCGTTTGACTCTCTCTcgtttttttgctgatgtggcaGGGGAAGCTCGATCCGTAGGTATTTGAAAAAGACTGGTACTTTCTCAAGAAGATCTTACTCCTCTGGAGATGGCTCTTTGTATTTTCCTGATCTAGATGTAAATGTACCTCTCTTACTCTCCATTTTGATTTCTTTGTTTAAGTAATGGGTATGCAGTTAATCTAGGGCTTttgagggtttagtatttaatctttttttttaaatttgggtatgttttttttctgttgCAGAATGAAAGCAAGATTCTTGATCAAACTAGTGGTAGATTTGAAGGTAAAAGTAGAGTCTGGTACAAATGTGAGCTTGAACAAGATGTAAGTCTTTCAGATCCCATTACTTGTCCTTGTCCTAGTGCTTGTGGTCTTAACCCTCTTGATATCAACTaatcttctgtttttttgttaatcacATTTTTACAACTCTTCTCATTTACATAGTTACATGAactttaaaaaacattaaaaaaaaagtttgatatttttttgtcttcATCCTTAATTGCGTGTTTGGGATGATATAGATTAAGAAGCTGCAGCAGCAGTTACAAGAAGAGATCAACTTACGTTTAGCTCTAACGAGTGCTGTTGAGCACTCTAGTTCTCCCTTTATGGAATCACCTTGTCAACTTCCTGATAAGGTCTCAATATACTTTCTCCAacgtttatattttctttgttgcTTTTGAATCTCCTTATAAAAAACACTCTTAAAATTTGCAGGCACAAGAGCTTTTGGACAGCTTAGCCGTACTGGAGATCACAGTGTCAAAGCTTGAGCAAGAATCAGTTTCGTTGAGATATTTACTAAGGCAAGAGAAGAACGAACGGCGTCTCACTGAGATTCTACAAAAGAAGAAGTCTCATTATTGTGCGCCTTCAAAGCTCACTAATGCACAAAGTTTCCCTAACAAGTTGGTATGAATGACTCTCTATTCAAAAGGTTTTTTTTCTACTGTAGTGTATTCTTTGGTTCTAATGTTTTTAAGTCTTTAACAGTTTCTTCCTTCTGTATTGACTCACAGGTGACAAGGAAAAGAGAGAGTAAACAAGTGGTTTCTGTGGATGATGAAGCTTTACAAATAGACTGAAGAAGAATAGAAAGATTGATGTCATCTTAGCCATATCCAGATTGCTTGATCTATAGTCCCTGGGCTAAATCTTTCAAAAAGTCTTCTAAGTTTCTTCATCACCCTCCTGGTGTGTTAGAATTTGCCTTCCAGACTCAACAAACTGGTCCCTGAGCATTGCTACATCGAAATCTTTGAAAGAATACACAGCTCTTCTACCTACTGCAAGCTCTGTTCTATATTTGCTTAGAAAGAGTAAGGTTATGCCTTGTAGGAGCAGCAATGAGAAGCTcatatctactctattaaaacaTAGAATGCATTGTTGTTATCACTTGGCAAATCAATTGAtcatttattctatttttggcTTTTTACTTCTCTAGTTTTCTTGCTGTCATTTTTGACTTGGACAACGAGTGATGAGAATCTTCATCAGATCACAAGTAAAGCTGCCTTAAGAGTTAAATCAACTGGAAAGCTTAAGTCATGAGCTAGCTAGGTCCGTTTGTGTTTGTACGTGGACTTAACAACTAGGCCTCAAAAACATAGATTAACCGTTTTTATTTTATGAGATTTTACTCGCTTAACATTTTAGCAGGGTTTTGAAAACTTAATTAACATTCTATTTGTTTACATTCACTGATTCACGTAACGAATTCaataataaaaacgaaattaaaGATTAATAGTATTAAACAGTCCTATAGCTGCCTTACTTGCGTGCTCCAGTACCGGTTATGATGTAGATATTAGATCTGAGGATCGAGCTCCATTGATagagcgaagaagaagaagatgaaagttTGTTACTATTGAATTAAAGAGTTTGTTACATTTGGTTATGTATTTATACTATCCAATCTCGGTTTAACCAACACGTTAACCGGATTTTACTTAAGTCTAATACCCCCCTTTCAAGATGGATTATACAAATTGTGTAATCCCATCTTGGAAATGATAGACTTGAACAAACCAGGTTGAACAGCTTTAGTAAACACATCAGCTAGTTGATTCGCAGACTGCACATGTAATGTCTTCAAGAAACCACTCTGTAACTTCTCCCGAACAAGATGACAATCGTTTTCAATGTGTTTAGTGCGTTCATGATAGACCGGATTAGAAGCAATATGCAACGCAGATTGATTATCACAGTAGAGAGCCGCAGGTCCTGAAGGAACACAATGAAGATCAGTAAGCAGGTTGTGAATCCAGATGAGTTCACACGTAGCATCAGCCATCGAACGGTACTCAGCTTCAGAACTACTACGAGAAACAGTAGGCTGCTTCTTCGATCTCCAAGAAATGAGGGAATCACCAAGAAACATGCAGTAACCCGTGACAGAACGTCTTGTATCAGGACATGCAGACCAGTCAGCATCAGAAAACGCAGTGAGACTGACAGATGATGTAGAGGAGTAAAAAAGACCCTGTCCAGGCGCATTCTTGAGATACCGTAACACTCTAGTAGCAGCATGTAAATGCGCATCGCGAGGATGTGCCATGTACTGACTCAGTTTATGCACAGCATAAGTGATGTCAGGACGCGTATGAGTAAGATACAAAAGGCGACCAACCAATCTTCGATAGACCGAGGCATCTTGAAGTAAAACACCATCAGACTCAGATAACTTCAATGTGGGATCCATAGGAACACTCACAGGTTTACATCCAAGTAAACCAGCATCCTCAAGTAACTCCAAAGTATACTTCCTCTGATTAATAGAAATCCCTTTCTCACTCCTTGCTATCTCAAATCCAAGAAAATACTTCGCCGCACCCATATCTCTGAGTTTGAAAGAACTCGTCAACACTTCTTTAAAACTGGTAATAGCTTCATCATTATTACCGACCAGtaagatatcatcaacataaacCAAGATAGCAATGTAGGCAGTAGAATCATAACGAACAAAGAGAGAATGATCTGCATATGCCTGTATGAATCCTTCACGACGAATCACTGAAGTGAGTTTGTGATTCCATTGCCGTGATGCCTGTTTAAGGCCATACAGTGACTTGTGTAGCTTGCAAACCGCATTCTTAGGAACTGATTTGCCAGTCAGCTCAGTATAACCTGGTGGCAAAGTCATATATATCTCTTCATCTAGATCTCCATTCAGAAAAGCGTTGCTAATATCAAGCTGTGTAACAGACCAATTCTGAAGAGCAGCTAACTTCATCAATATACGGAATGTACCAAGCTTTGCTACAGGAGAGAATGTATCCAAATAGTCAAGCCCTTCTAACTGTGTATATCCCTTTGCAACTACTCTTGACTTGTGTCTCTCAACAGTACCATCCGGATTATACTTGATCGTATGTACCCATCTACAACCAACAGGATGCTTACCAGCAGGAAGCTCACAAACAGACCAAGTTCCACTATCTTCTAGTGATGTCATCTCAGATTTCATGGACTTTGTAAACTCAACAGATTTAGCAGCATCGTGGTAAGTTTTAGGTAAAGATGAGGTAGTAATTGAGAGAACAAAATTTCTGTAAGAGGGTTCAAGGTTATCATAGGTAAGGAAAGCTGAGATTGGATATGAAGTGG comes from the Brassica rapa cultivar Chiifu-401-42 chromosome A01, CAAS_Brap_v3.01, whole genome shotgun sequence genome and includes:
- the LOC103850008 gene encoding uncharacterized protein LOC103850008 gives rise to the protein MDKKDDCAKSGNVAQTGVAGSGSGHMVAPGTGGAVQIPRDAFEANTKAYFDDLHAKDKATK
- the LOC103850019 gene encoding uncharacterized protein LOC103850019, with the translated sequence MLKRHSISRRISRFDSQSLMSSAAACTDPLRSLHTRSIGGGFFVHRLNPISNGLFKVYEGGGKTNGLTTTTTVRSCFDASPHKKADLKARALSLHRRLLHGPRGEELRRGGGGTTDLADGRGAYTTRLQGNDKIVVAVDIDEVLGNFVSALNKFIADRYLSNHTVSEYHVYEFFRIWNCSRNEADLRVHEFFKTSYFKKGIHPLPGAHTTLHKLSRYCELSVVTSRQNAIKDHTLEWLDMHFPGLFKHIHFGNHFALHGESKPKSEICRSFGAEILIDDNPRYAEECANIGMKVLLFDYENSYPWSKTESVDRHPLVTRVRNWEEVEQQILSWVVTKC
- the LOC103850027 gene encoding rho GTPase-activating protein 7 isoform X2, producing the protein MLCLKSEALREDQTLASSSSSSPSIDRTAANATFRIPINWGSSIRRYLKKTGTFSRRSYSSGDGSLYFPDLDNESKILDQTSGRFEGKSRVWYKCELEQDIKKLQQQLQEEINLRLALTSAVEHSSSPFMESPCQLPDKAQELLDSLAVLEITVSKLEQESVSLRYLLRQEKNERRLTEILQKKKSHYCAPSKLTNAQSFPNKLVTRKRESKQVVSVDDEALQID
- the LOC103850027 gene encoding rho GTPase-activating protein 7 isoform X1, producing the protein MLCLKSEALREDQTLASSSSSSPSIDRTAANATFRIPINWGSSIRRYLKKTGTFSRRSYSSGDGSLYFPDLDVNNESKILDQTSGRFEGKSRVWYKCELEQDIKKLQQQLQEEINLRLALTSAVEHSSSPFMESPCQLPDKAQELLDSLAVLEITVSKLEQESVSLRYLLRQEKNERRLTEILQKKKSHYCAPSKLTNAQSFPNKLVTRKRESKQVVSVDDEALQID